The nucleotide sequence CTGGCTCACCTGTGCATTACCGCTGTGATGAACAAGCAGGATGGTTTCCAGATTTAGACGATATAAAAAGTAAGATTACCAGTAAAACCCGCGCCATTGTGCTTATTAACCCGAATAACCCTACCGGTGCGGTTTACAGTAAAGCCTTACTGCAAGATGTGGTAAATCTCGCCCGCGAGCATGGCTTAGTTGTCTTCAGTGACGAAATATACGACAAAATTCTTTACGACGACGCTGAGCACACCTGTATTGCCTCATTAGCTGACGATGTTTTCTTCGTGACCTTCGGCGGGTTATCTAAAAATTATCGGGTGGCAGGTTTCCGGTCTGGGTGGCTCGTGGTCAGTGGAAATAAAAGATTGGCGCACGATTATATTGAAGGGTTAAATATCCTGTCGTCGATGCGAATGTGTGCCAACGTTCCCTGTCAAAGTGCGATTCAAACCGCCTTGGGTGGCTATCAAAGTATTAATGACTTAGTGAAAGAGAATGGACGTTTACGTATACAACGCGATGTTGCTGCAGATATGTTAAACGGCATTGAAGGTATTCACTGTGTTAAACCCAAAGGGGCAATGTATTGTTTTGCTCGGGTAGACGAGAAGAAATTCAACATTCACAATGATGAACAGATGATACTCGACCTATTGAGTGAAGAAAAAATCTTACTGGTTCACGGCCGCGCATTTAACTTAACCGAAGGCGTTTACTTTAGACTAGTGTTCTTGCCCCACAGCGACGTGCTAGTACCAGCGCTACATAAAATTGGCAATTTCTTCCGCCATTATCAGCAAGGAGCATAAGGTGTCTGACCGAAGTCATTTTTTCGCGCATTTGGCACGCTTAAAGCTAATCAATAGATGGCCGCTTATGCATAATGTGCGTACTGAGAATGTACAAGAGCATAGTTTGCAGGTTGCCATGGTGGCTCACGCGTTGGCCCTTATTAAAAACAAGTTCTTTAATGGCACGTTAAACCCCGACCGTATTGCCACTATTGCTATGTTCCATGATGTATCTGAAGTCTTAACCGGCGACCTCCCTACGCCCGTTAAATACTTTAATCCGGCAATCAAAGAAGAATACAAAAAGATT is from Alteromonas australica and encodes:
- a CDS encoding pyridoxal phosphate-dependent aminotransferase; translated protein: MKTVSRSHKLDNVCYDIRGPIAAQARKMEDEGHRILKLNIGNPAPFGFEAPDDIVKDVIHNLPTAQGYSDSTGIYAARVAVMQYYQQRNIKDIRVDDVYIGNGVSEMIMMAMQALLNHGDEVLIPSPDYPLWTAAVSLSSGSPVHYRCDEQAGWFPDLDDIKSKITSKTRAIVLINPNNPTGAVYSKALLQDVVNLAREHGLVVFSDEIYDKILYDDAEHTCIASLADDVFFVTFGGLSKNYRVAGFRSGWLVVSGNKRLAHDYIEGLNILSSMRMCANVPCQSAIQTALGGYQSINDLVKENGRLRIQRDVAADMLNGIEGIHCVKPKGAMYCFARVDEKKFNIHNDEQMILDLLSEEKILLVHGRAFNLTEGVYFRLVFLPHSDVLVPALHKIGNFFRHYQQGA